CCTCAGCTTGACACCTACAAGTTCACGCTCAATCGCTGCCCGGATACGACCAACAAGCATCTACTCGAAGCATTCCAAGACATCGCAGGCAATACCATTCCGTCCAACATGAAGTTCACTGCTGCAGCCGCTCTTTCTGTTCTCGGCCTCGCCGTCGCAAATCCTGTCGAGCTTACCGAGAGGCAGAGCTGCCCAAAGGTCTACATCTTTGGAGCTCGTGAGACTACTGTTGCCCAGAGCAACGGCTTCGGTACGGCTAGTGGCCTCGTGAACCAGGTCAAGGCTGCCTACTCAGGATCTGGCGCCGAAGCCATTGTCTACCCTGCATGTGGTGGACAGGCATCATGTGGCAGTGTCAGCTACGACAACTCCCAGAGCCAGGGAACCGCTGCCGTCATTAAAGCTGTCACAGCTTACAACCAGAAGTGCCCCAGCACACAGATCGTGCTTATTGGATACTCTCAGGTAAGCTCCTCTGAGCAAGGATTGTAGACTGCTCGCTCACCAATTGTAGGGCGGTCAAATCATGGACAACGCAATTTGTGGTGGTGCTGGAGCCACACTTACTGGAAACGCCTTGAAGGCCGTCAAGGTTGCCATCTTCATGGGCGACCCACACAATCGTGCCGGCCTTCCTTACAACGTCGGCACATGCACTGCTGGAGGCGTGAGTAACTTGTGCACATCGGCCCAGGTTCTGACTGACAAATGTATCTACAGTTCGCTGCCCGCCCTGCTGGCTTCCAATGTGCTCCCGCTAGCACAAGCATCATTAAGTCATACTGCGATGCTGCTGACCCATACTGCTGCAACGGTAACGACGCCAACACGCACCAGCAGTACGTCAACAAGTACGGTTCTCAGGCTTTGGCTTTCATCAAGAGCAAACTTACCGCATAGGCGTCAAAATAAGTCCATGCCGATCTCGCCGAGGGTGGGGCACCGTTGGCCTTTGTTGTACATATTCAATATCAATACATACATCTCTGAGAGGTCCTTTGATACTCACGTTGACAAAACCCTCCAACAAACATGCTAATAAAATGTCAATTATTTTTTTGATGACTCATCAATCAACCACAGGGTGGTATGGTGTAAGTTCAAGTCACCAACTGCTTCACAACCGTTGTCTAACGATTCTTCAGCTAGTGGTATGACGTCGCGTTGTGGCTGGCGAGCACCTAGTGTTCCGATCCAGATCCGCGCCAGCCCGTGTTCGATTCACGGTACCGCCAAAATCGCGTCTTTTTTTTTTGGCTTCCTTGAACGTTGCTGCTTCGCTTTGTGTGTTGCTGTGGGGTCTTCGGTTTTTGCTCCGCGTGTGGAAAGAAACTAGTACGCCGCTAGTGACCTAGGTGACAGCGTTTCCTTCACAACGACTGTTGAAaggcgtgtgtgtgtgtgtgtgtgtgccaAGCTCATGGTCATGTATAACGTTAAATATCATGCTGCTCGTATGTCTATATCGAGTCGATTTGAAACCCCAAGACGCCGCGCGGTCCATGCTAACATGCAGCCTAACCAAATCCTTCGCGAGACTCGCTCTCTTCTCACAACTTCGCCTTCGGCCACTGGTCCAACAGGTCGTTCATCTCAAACCTCGGCCAGTCGGGGtttagagagggagagggccTCTCGCGATCCCACGCCCACTTCTCCTTTAAATCTGGCCTCAGTCCGTCTTCTAGCATCTGCACAACATACTTGCCCAGCACGGGGAAGAACTTGTAGCCGTGGAATGAGCCGCATGTTGCAATGTACAGACCCTTCGCTGCTGCGTGTGGTGAGATGATGAAGTCAGAACTTGTTGTGAACGCATCCCTGATTATTGTTAGTACGTGTCACGAAGCTGAACGAGGGCGAAATAGCTTACCAGCAGATACGGTGCTTGTCCATCTTCCAGTTTGCGCCATTCTTCCCGTAGAAGACATCGTTTGCGTGGTCGATATCCAACTTCAGCGGCCCTGGTACGTTCCATTGGTCGTAGTCCGGTCCAGACGGTGGCGCAGAGACGAAGCGTCCGGGAAGAACTTCATGCGTATTCTTGAAAATCTTCTCTCCCCACCACTTCAGTTCGCGGTCCTTGGTAGGGGGCAAACTGCCGATGAAAGGCCCGGTCTGAGCGTTGTATCCTTGAACACCAACAGGCATGTGCTTGAAACGCTTGTATGATTCCTCGTCAAGAGTAGTCATGCCGGTGGTGATACCGCCAGCGACAATCCTGTGGCCAGCACTCAGGTTGTTGTTTCCACTCCTCTTTGCTGCCTGCTCCAGTAACTTGGCGGTATAGGCTCCGGTCGACAAGATGACATTGGTTGCTGATACTGTCTTGCCGTCTTCAGTCTTTACACCTGTGCAGCGGCCGCTGTTGTCGATTTCCAAACTCTCGGCCTTGCCGACAACATGCTTGACGCCTTTATCGATAGACCATTTGGTCACCGCTCTAAGCGCATTGCCAGCTTCTGACCACCCACTCGTCTTGTTGACAAGTACTTCTTTCGCGCCATCGTAGTTTGCATCCTCGAAGAGCCCGCCGAACAGCTTCTTCGCCTCCTCAACCGACACAGCCTTTAAATCTGCTGCACGACCGAGCTTCTTGTAGTTGTTGATGACATCTTGGGCGTAGTCTGAACGGCACACCCAAAAAATACCGGTCTCATGAAAGTAGGGTTTCCAGAGAGGGTCCGATTTGAAAACATCCTGTGCTTCGAGTGCGAGCTCAGTGTACACAATGTCGTCATAGTCAGCGCGCACGACCTTGTTCCAGTCCCAAGAGGCGGCCACGCGGTTGTCTGCGTCGTAAGCATCCTGATCGAGGATTGTGACTTGGCGATCAGGATACTTCTTGATCAGGTGGTAGGCGGTGGAAACTCCGAAAACGCCAGCTCCAACGATGAGGTACGATGGCTTTGAGGTTGTCATTGTGTTGCAAGGTCAGGTCTCGTGCAGGTGAAGAGCAAGAGCGCGATGACAGTACTCTTCAGATCTCTCCCTTCAGTCTCCGTCCTTATAACACATCAGCTCCATCAACTTATCGCGACATACTAGCCTGTTTTTAGCCACAAGTTGTGGTCGGTGTCGCGCTAGCAGCGCGGGGCTCTTTCTTTGTGTGGGGAGAGGTACCCCAATCAGGCAAAGGAGAACGAATTACGCTTTCCGACGCCGTTATCTGGCGCTTGTCCGCCGGCTGGCATGACCTCAAGCGGAAAACGCTTGTGAGAGGTAGGATGCATCTGATGATATTGCGGCGATTCCAAGTCCATTCCGTCGCGCAGCACTCTCAACGCTTCGGCACACGTTGGAGGGCTTTGGGGACCCTCCCGAAATTAAGCGAGACTTCGGGTGTTACGCGGTTGGGTAGTCATGTACAGGAAGGATGTCGATTACAACTACGGGAATAGCTATTCAGATCTGTGGTACGACACGGAGGGTACCCTTGTCAGATAGCCTGTAGAAGTTGCAGACCTAGCAAAATTTCTATCAGACAATACATAATATGGATTGTCTAAACGATAGCACCCACCGTCCAAGATCTTGGACCGCCTTGACATGAATAATGTTGCTACAACACCGAGCTCTCAACTTGGGTACGCGACCTCTAGAGGTTCAAGTAGATCATTGACCGTATATTTGACGCTAATCATCGGAGCAATAGCGTACATCAAGCTCCTGATGCCCTCTTGAACCAAGCTCCGAAAACTAAGACTACAGCTGACGCAAACCGCTACCAGAATGCATGCAGAGTCGTATTCAAACTTGCTATCCATGTTTTTGAGATTTTCTTGATGTAGATGTAGATCTCATTTGGTCTTGTGTGAGTTCAGATCCCTATTACGCAGTGAGCATTTACGGAAGTGGTCAATTGTCCGCTAATGCTTGAACCGCGTTGACAAAAACTGATAGGGCCACTGGTTGAACGCTGCATCCTGATTGGGCACTGATCTTCAATCAGAATAGACCTCTCTGGATCTTGGCATCCGCTTTGCGAGTGAGAAGAGCATTTGATTGCGTCGAGAAAAGGATAGGGCTCACCGTCGTCGTAGTAGGAGCAGGTCTTAAAGCCACTCGCAAAGCGTATCGCAAATTCAACATTTCGTCGACTTGTAGAGAACATGGCACGTTCAGCACTGCGTCGCGTCAGTCAACGGACGCAAAGATACCTTCACCTACAATGGGGCGCAGCTTGCTCTGCTTCACTCTCTGGCGCCCGCATACGTCCGGAGCACCCAAGCACCTCAATATTCTTGAACACTTCTTCTTGAATCACTCACCTCACCGGGCCATCTACATCTGCCCAATTAGCAGTGTTCAACGGCACCTATTTGATGAAACCAGAGCGCATTACCAGCATGAGCGCAGTGCGTGGAGTCTTGAACAAGGCACAATCCGAACACGCATTGCTCTTCATATCGCTTGTCGACAATCACAAAAACCATCCACACGCGTGCAAGCTTGCCCAGCGTCTCATCTTTGGGCCAAACGAGAGAGACTTCCCCGGTCTAGGCAAAAAGCTATCGCCCTTCGATGTCAGCGGACTGCCTTCACCGGATGATATGCAGAGACTTCTCATCGATGACCTCCGAGCAGCGCGCAAAGAGCACAACGACCACGTAACTCATACCGTTGATAATAATGCAACAGTCGGCTCAGAAACAGACGATAAAGACATATGTTCCAAGCTGCTCGAAACCCTGGCTGATCACGACAACAAGGCCAGTGGCGGTCTTCTAAGCTTTCCAAGTCGATCGCTAGACGAGACCTGCGGCGACGCGACAGGGGAATGCGATGACTCCCTGCGAGAGTCCATCACCACTGCGACAATTTTGCAACGCGACACCCTTCTCTCGATTCAACATAGCAACGAGGGAACCACCTTCACAACCTTGTTGTCAGGCGCCATAGCTTGGATCATCTGGCCGCCAACAGATCATAACACCATCATGCTCAAAAGCTCCTACGAGGCTTTTGACAATGGGTTCGATGGCACGAAAACCAACGTGGCTGCCGAGCTTGAAGGCGGCGTATGTCTTGTTCAGTCTGTCGGTGAAGCTATCCGCATTCCTCCGTTCTGTCCGATCTTGTGCTTGTCATTGGAGCTCTCAATCCTGGCCACCTACTCAATTGTCAACATTGATCAGGTTGTTAGCATGTTGCGTAAGCTCCCACTGCTGCAAGTGTGGTTCAAGTCCGAGATTGACGGTGAGCGCAAGCAAGCTGATCTCGTTACCGCGCTGCTCGAGCAGTTGTCATCTATCCTGGAAGGCAGCTTTGAACCAGCCAACCTAAAGAAACACAAGTACCCTTATCTTCAGGAAGGTCCATTGCGCTCATTGTTGCAAGCGTGGGACGATGTCAAAAACAACGTAGCTCACATGTTGGATCCAGTGAGCACTGAGCGCCTGATGAAGATGTGGGAGCAGTTTTTGCGTAGTGCACGTGGACGCGAGTGCTGGATCTGTGGAAAGACTATCTGTAATAAGCCCAGGGACATGCGCAAGCACTTCAAAACCGAGCACTGGCCCGCTGCAGACATTGCGGAGGTTAAATAGCATCAAGATACCCGCCTGGATGTATCTGAGACGATCGTTACTCCAGCTGTTTTGCCAGGAGAGACCGAAGAGGAGTCTTTCCAAGAAGCTACACATGTAATTGAACGACAGGAAGGTGAGCCTCAAGGACCGTTCGAAGAGGTCGTCGGTCTGCCTTCTGTACTAGAAGGGACCGAGGGCGAGCATCTTGACGATGCGATGCAGCTGGATGATTTGACATAATCTCAGATGTAGTCCTTCTACTGTGGGGTTGGACAAAGGACAGGTGAGAAGGGTAGAAACGTGAAGCGAATGAGCCCTGAGCGACTCATCTGCAACTAGACTCTTTCTGGTAGGATGCGCCCTATTTGCACTCGTCATCAAAGGCTTCTGCATCTCTCTGGTCTCTTTTTCGTATATGATCATATAGCCTGTGATACATCCTGACGCGCAGTTTTGCGTCGGTGAGCTGGGTAATCTGCATGATTGAATGACGAACGTGATGTCATAGCGCCACATCTGAGATCCGAATAGCTTCACACTGCTGCATTCACTCAACAAGGCGCACCTGGAATTGACCGAATCTCTCAACCTCCCCGCATAGCAGTAGTGTCTTCTCGCGTAGGCAGTGTTGCTAATAATTCCACTGGCGGTATGTATTCCTGCCGCTCCTCGAAGACGGCAGTGAACATGCTGTTCAAGAATCTTTCCGTCGATCTAAAAGATAAGAACGTCCCTGTGATTTTGCTGCACCCGGGCTTTGTGAAAAGCAAGCTGGACAAGAAGTGGAAGGAGGGTGGAAATGAAGATGTCATAGGTGCAGTTGAGCCAGATGTTGCGGCGGCTGACTTGTGGAGAACACTGATGGGTAAGGGAATGGAGAGCTTTGGGAAGTTTTGGCATAGAAGTGGAGAGGAGTTACCTTGGTAAATGGAGTCTGATGGTGCATGTGTTGAAGGTGAATGAGAGCCACTGACCCTTGTATGCTATCAATGTTCCGGTATATTTGTTTTAACCCTAAAGAAATTTGGTCTAGAATTCCCTAGGCTTAAGAATTTAATGCGCAAATCTGAAGTCCAAGCGCCTGTTTCCTTTGTCTTTCGTGGTCTCGAGATATGTCACTTTATCTTCCTTTGACATGCTACTCCAAACTGCCTCTCTCCTCTTGTTGACCGTCACGTAGAAGATCTTCGCGCCAATAAAGAGCGCAAAGTTATAGGCACAGATCGCAATCAGCACCTTGTTACCCCTACGATACAGCGGCTTATCATCTTCGCGATAGATGTTCTGTGAGATGATACTTCCTGCCTGCACCGTCATATTGTACAGCGCAGAAGCAACAGTGCGTGTCCGGACGGTGCCTGCGTTGCGCGAGGTGATAGCGACTAGGATAGCGTGCACGTACGGATGGCCGACGACCAAAATAGCTAAGACCCATCGAGCCCAAGGCGAAGTGTGTGGGGAGATGACCTCTAAGGCTATGAGGAGGGGAAGAGCCCATATTTGGGAGACCAGGCCGACAAGGAACCGGTCGTTGACTTTCTCGGATACCCAGGTCCAGAACAGGAGCTGAATAATGAAGAGAACATAGGCGGGAATCTGCTCAATGTCAGCATGAAACATTGTCATATTAATGGAGCACGTACTGTAAGAAGGTTGGTCTCGAAAGTTCCAAAACCCAGCGATCGTAGTTGAAGAGTGAGGTACGAAGTAACCGGGTTGAACGGAATGGTCCAAGACAGACCAATCAGGTAGATTGGCCACATGTGGTAATCCTTGAGACATTCCCAAAGCATAGGAAACGAGAGACCTTGTCGGTTGTGCATGTCTCCCTTCGAGGGGTCGTCTCGCAGGATGCGGTTGACCATAATTTTCTCCTCTCGCTCATCGAACCAGCCTTTCTCGCCACGAAAAGGATTGATCTTACTTGTAGTCGCAGACTGCGTTGGAGAAGGCGGCAGGTAAAACCAAGCGGAAATGCCGATGAGACCCGTGAGCATCCCTTCCAGGGCGAAGAGCCACCTCCATCCTTCCATACCATTTCGGCCACCGAGACGCAAGATGCCAAATGCCAGAAACGCAGAGATGATCTGGGTGGATTGATACGAAACCCAGAACCAGCTGAGGCGAGCCGGAAGCTCGAACCCTGTGTAGAAGTAGCTCAAGTATAGGATGTTGTCCGGGATAAAGCCTCCTTCAATGAGCCCGAGAAGAGCACGGCATGCGTAGAAAGAGCTCCTGCCGCTAAGGAACGCTTGCATACTGGCAACTAGACTCCACGAGACCATCTGGATTGGAATCCAGTTGTCGGGTCCGATCTTTTTGCTGATAAGTTGAGACGGCAGCTCAGCGCAAAGGAAGCATATGTAGAAGATAGTCTGTCCATAGTTGTACTCGTTGGTGCTCATACCAAGATCGGTCAAAAGGTTGTCTGACAGCGCCTGGCTGATGTTGCCTCTGTCTAATGTTATGTTAGTTCCATTCTTGAGGTGGTCGCTCAGCCTTTCGTACCCAGTTGGAGCGCAAAGAACATAAGACAGACAAAAGTGCATATCCGCTTGTCAATCTGGCGAGTGTCAGCGGGACTGCTTTGGCGTGAAACGAATGAGGTCTCATACCTTCCTGattatcttcttctcctcctcagGCTCCCACTCAAAGTCGGGATCATATCGATGCAACCCTTCATAGCTGTCGACAGGGCGGTAGTGATCCGACTTGAGCCCACTAGCAGCCCAGGTAGTCCCTCGCTTGCCAGCACCGGCTTGCTCAATGCTCGTCTGACTGGAACTCGCACTCGTGGGAGCATCAGTTTCCAGCTTCCCAACAACGGGAAGGCCCGTGGCATTGTTAAACGCCGTAGTCACGTTACTGACCATGGTGTGCGGATCTACCTGGTGTCTTGGATTGTCTTGGGAGTCTCTGGGCGAGCAGTCAATCAGAGTATAAGTAGGACCCGATCGTCCCCATTGCGACAGCCACGATATCAAATTTTCCTTCATCCTGGCAAAGACACTTAGTGGAAATGGCAATCGAATACCATGTCGCACATCTCTCTAGTGCTGCGACCATGATGTGAACGGTCCGTAGAAAGGTGCGATCTCGCCACTCATGCTGGGACCAGCGCTTCTCGAACATAAATGTGGCAACCATGTCCCAGTGGCCACTATACTGCGCGTCAGTTCTCACTAGCAGCAATGACTATCTAGCAATGTTGGGTAGACATAGCCAATGGGCCTCGCAAACAAGCGGCCTTGGGTGCGAGCCACACGCGACGCCATAGCTGCGCTGCGTATGATTCGCGTTCGGTAAGGCTCCGATGTCGTTCAAGGTGGAGCAGCGTAGGGTTTTCTGCAAGCACGCAACGTTTTGAAGTTATGTCGCGCTGAGCAGCCGAGAACGCGTCCTGGATGATTCGTCGCGCCGATGTTTgatgaggcattgcgtgATTGGCCGGGTAGTTCACGACATCAACAGCAAATGTTGACTCGCGACGGTCTCATTCCTACCGGCTCTGGCATTATTTTGGCGCGTAATTGATCGTGTGTTGACCAAGGCGGCAGAACGCGCGTGGGGAAGGCTGAAAATCGCGTAGAGCCGCGTGGGCTATCCTGTTTCGGATGCGTGGACTCTGATAAGAACGCATGGAGTGATTTTGTGCATATTGATGCCATCAGCATCCAATCTGATTAGGTCGGCAATACCGCGGGACCGGTGTCTTGCGGTGTTCATGGAGGGGTCGTACTTTCACTACCGTCTCACGTTAGCTGAACCAGTTGCCCCCAGGAATTGAAGCGAGGTCACGCAATAGTCATATTCCCGTTGCTGTTCCCGCCGCCTGCGAATGACGTTCGACATTCAGACGGGATCACAGCACGCCTTTTGACGTATAAGAGACATTGGGGTCCAACTAGAGAGCGTTTGCTGATCATCGCATCGAACCTTGAAACACATACCACTCCAACTCCTTTACAATGGCCCCCGCACTCGTCGATACGGTCGTCCATGAGCAATCACCGGTCAACTTCAAGTCGCAAGCCGGCCAGTACAAGGAAGCTGCCTTCGGTGGCCCCAAGCTGTACAAAAAAGAGCTCGAACTGAGAGGTACTGGCGAGCATGCGCCCGCAAGGTACCCAAACTACCTTCCAGTGTGGGACTTTGAAAAGAAATATCCTGCTCTTGAGCCCTTTGAGCACTATGAACATGGCAAGGATGCCGATGATTCGTTCCCAAACCTCTTGAAGGACGCCAAAGTTGCGGATCTGACGGCGAATATTGGTGCTGAAGTTACAGGTGTGCAGCTGAGCAAGCTAACCGATGCTGGCAAGGATGAACTGGCGTTGTTTGTCGCTCAGAAGAAGGTGGTAGCATTCCGCGATCAGGATTTCGCAGACCTGCCCATCAAGGACGCACTGAACATCGGTGGCTATTTCGGTCGACACCACATCCACCCTACGTCTGGAGCTCCTGAGGGGCACCCAGAGGTCCATCTTGTTCACCGAGGAGCCGACGACACCACCGCCCGCGATTTCTTTGAAGAGCGAACAAACTCGATTACATGGCACTCAGATGTCACCTACGAGAAGCAGCCACCCGGCACTACATTCCTGTACTTGCTGGATGGTCCTGCAGCAGGAGGTGATACACTCTTTGCAAACCAAGCAGCAGCATACAAGAGGCTATCGCCGGAGTTCAGGAAGCGTTTACAAGGACTGAAGGTTGTCCACTCAGGTAAGCCGTGATCTTCTTGATAGCAGATGAAATAGATGCTGATCGTGGTGCAGCTGTCGAACAAGCGGACAACAGCAGAAACCGAGGAGGCGTCGTGCGTCGTGAACCAGTGACCTCCATCCACCCACTTGTTCGAACACACCCAGCTACCGGTGAAAAGGCGCTTTTCGTGAACCCTCAGTTCAGCCGTCGCATCGTAGGCTtcaagaaggaggagagtgACTTCCTGTTGAACTTCTTGTACGACCACATTGCCAAGGGTCAGGACTTCCAAGCTCGCGTCAAGTGGGAGCCGGGTACTGTCGTAGTCTGGGACAATCGTGTTACTGCACACTCGGCGTTGTTGGATTGGGAGGACGGCGCGCGCAGGCACTTGGCAAGGATCACACCGCAGGCCGAGGCGCCGTATGAGACGCCGTACGAGGAGCGCAACAGCGGTGCCGTTGGATTCGAGTACTAACTTTTTCTCGAGCATAATTCAAACCTTGGTCGTCTCACTTTACAAATGATGCTGTCGCCGTCTCGAGGTAGATGACGTAGCAGAGATGA
Above is a genomic segment from Ascochyta rabiei chromosome 10, complete sequence containing:
- a CDS encoding Acetylxylan esterase yields the protein MKFTAAAALSVLGLAVANPVELTERQSCPKVYIFGARETTVAQSNGFGTASGLVNQVKAAYSGSGAEAIVYPACGGQASCGSVSYDNSQSQGTAAVIKAVTAYNQKCPSTQIVLIGYSQGGQIMDNAICGGAGATLTGNALKAVKVAIFMGDPHNRAGLPYNVGTCTAGGFAARPAGFQCAPASTSIIKSYCDAADPYCCNGNDANTHQQYVNKYGSQALAFIKSKLTA
- a CDS encoding Taurine dioxygenase, whose amino-acid sequence is MAPALVDTVVHEQSPVNFKSQAGQYKEAAFGGPKLYKKELELRGTGEHAPARYPNYLPVWDFEKKYPALEPFEHYEHGKDADDSFPNLLKDAKVADLTANIGAEVTGVQLSKLTDAGKDELALFVAQKKVVAFRDQDFADLPIKDALNIGGYFGRHHIHPTSGAPEGHPEVHLVHRGADDTTARDFFEERTNSITWHSDVTYEKQPPGTTFLYLLDGPAAGGDTLFANQAAAYKRLSPEFRKRLQGLKVVHSAVEQADNSRNRGGVVRREPVTSIHPLVRTHPATGEKALFVNPQFSRRIVGFKKEESDFLLNFLYDHIAKGQDFQARVKWEPGTVVVWDNRVTAHSALLDWEDGARRHLARITPQAEAPYETPYEERNSGAVGFEY